A stretch of the Nitratireductor thuwali genome encodes the following:
- a CDS encoding peptidoglycan -binding protein produces MALARSRRRPGGVDYWPGFVDAMATLLLAIMFLLSVFVLAQFFLSQEISGKDAVLDRLNAQVNELTQMLALERANTQDAEDALADLQASLEEARAERSRLEQLLSSDAGRTQQAAERIGVLTDELADERQVSQRALSQVELLNQQISALRKQIGALEAALEASEQRDVESRTKIADLGRRLNVALAQRVQELNRYRSDFFGRLREILSDRENIRIVGDRFVFQSEVLFPSGATEINERGKEEMRKLADALIDLQQEIPPEINWVLRVDGHTDDVPLSGTGRFRDNWELSTARATSVVKFLIEQGVPADRLVAAGFGEFQPLDPADTPEARAKNRRIELKLTER; encoded by the coding sequence ATGGCGCTTGCCCGTTCGCGCCGTCGCCCCGGAGGCGTCGATTACTGGCCCGGCTTCGTCGACGCCATGGCGACGCTGCTGCTCGCCATCATGTTCCTGCTGTCGGTATTCGTGCTGGCGCAGTTCTTCCTCAGCCAGGAGATAAGCGGCAAGGACGCCGTTCTCGACCGCCTCAACGCACAGGTCAACGAACTGACCCAGATGCTCGCGCTCGAGCGCGCCAACACCCAGGATGCCGAGGATGCGCTGGCTGACTTGCAAGCCTCCCTCGAAGAGGCGCGGGCCGAGCGGTCCCGCCTTGAACAATTGCTTTCGTCGGATGCGGGCCGCACCCAGCAGGCGGCGGAGCGCATTGGCGTCCTGACGGATGAGCTTGCCGACGAACGCCAGGTGAGCCAGCGCGCGCTCTCGCAGGTGGAGCTACTCAACCAGCAGATTTCCGCGCTGAGGAAGCAGATCGGTGCCCTGGAAGCAGCTCTCGAAGCGTCTGAGCAGCGCGACGTGGAGTCGCGCACCAAGATCGCCGACCTCGGCCGCCGCCTCAACGTGGCGCTCGCCCAGCGCGTGCAGGAGCTCAACCGCTATCGTTCGGACTTCTTCGGCCGGTTGCGCGAAATCCTGTCCGACCGTGAAAACATTCGCATCGTCGGCGACCGTTTCGTCTTCCAATCCGAAGTTCTCTTCCCCTCCGGCGCCACCGAGATCAACGAGCGCGGCAAGGAAGAGATGCGCAAGCTGGCCGATGCCCTGATCGACCTGCAGCAGGAGATTCCGCCCGAAATCAACTGGGTCCTGCGCGTCGACGGCCATACGGACGATGTGCCTCTTTCCGGCACCGGGCGCTTCCGTGACAACTGGGAGCTTTCCACAGCGCGCGCCACCTCGGTGGTTAAGTTCCTCATCGAGCAGGGCGTGCCGGCAGATCGCCTGGTGGCGGCCGGTTTCGGCGAGTTCCAGCCGCTCGATCCCGCCGACACGCCGGAAGCGCGCGCCAAGAACCGCCGGATCGAGTTGAAGTTGACCGAACGCTAG
- a CDS encoding carboxypeptidase M32, producing the protein MSFQKLDELGRSLGALEHALAILAADEATQMAVGGGEARAEAMSALAGMHHRQTTAPEIADWLDAAENETLEPDHAAAVREFRREYTNRTCLPTEFVERQMRTRMRCEQLWRDLRPKGDWTGFLPALEGVIEFAREEAALRADATGLPPYDAMMEQFDPGNRVAEIAPLFAELKSFLVDFVPNALETQQNRLKKTPLRPLSGAYPVEKQRELGLAMMAAVGFDVTRGSLSVSHHPFCGGVPTDVRITTRYRSNEFLSALMGTLHETGHALYEQNLPTEWAHWPLGKARGMAMHESQSLFVEKQIGRNPAFWEWALPVVEKHLGERWERDEILAHVHYVERGLIRVDADEVTYPLHVILRFEIEQELIDGSLAAKDLPEAWDARMRDFLGLSTMDTPQDGPMQDVHWPSGAFGYFPSYTLGAVIAAQQWAAIEREMPDVNQQIARGDFEAVNAWRRKHVWSQASLWTTPELVERSTGEPLNVARFRRHLEKRYGA; encoded by the coding sequence ATGTCTTTCCAGAAACTCGATGAACTTGGCCGCAGCCTCGGCGCGCTTGAGCACGCGCTGGCGATCCTCGCGGCGGACGAGGCGACCCAGATGGCCGTGGGCGGCGGCGAGGCCCGCGCCGAAGCCATGTCGGCGCTCGCCGGCATGCATCACCGGCAGACCACCGCGCCGGAAATCGCCGATTGGCTCGATGCCGCGGAAAATGAAACGCTGGAGCCCGACCACGCGGCCGCGGTGCGGGAATTCCGCCGCGAATACACCAACCGGACATGCCTGCCGACCGAATTCGTCGAGCGCCAGATGCGCACCCGCATGCGCTGCGAGCAACTCTGGCGCGACCTGCGCCCAAAGGGCGACTGGACCGGCTTCCTGCCGGCGCTCGAAGGCGTGATCGAGTTCGCGCGCGAGGAGGCGGCGCTGCGGGCCGATGCGACCGGCCTTCCCCCCTACGATGCCATGATGGAGCAGTTCGACCCGGGCAATCGGGTGGCGGAAATCGCCCCGCTCTTCGCCGAACTCAAGTCGTTTCTAGTCGATTTCGTGCCGAATGCGCTGGAAACGCAGCAAAACCGGCTGAAAAAGACACCCCTCCGCCCGCTTTCAGGCGCTTATCCGGTGGAAAAGCAGCGTGAACTGGGCCTGGCGATGATGGCGGCGGTCGGTTTCGACGTCACCCGCGGCAGCCTTTCGGTCTCGCATCACCCCTTCTGCGGCGGCGTCCCGACCGATGTGCGCATCACCACCCGTTACCGCTCCAACGAGTTCCTCTCGGCGCTGATGGGCACGCTGCACGAAACCGGTCATGCCCTTTATGAGCAGAATCTCCCGACGGAATGGGCGCATTGGCCGCTGGGCAAAGCGCGCGGCATGGCCATGCATGAAAGCCAGAGCCTGTTCGTGGAAAAGCAGATCGGCCGCAATCCGGCATTCTGGGAATGGGCTCTGCCGGTGGTGGAAAAACACCTGGGCGAACGGTGGGAAAGGGATGAGATCCTTGCACATGTCCACTATGTTGAGCGCGGGTTGATCCGCGTCGACGCCGATGAAGTCACCTACCCGCTGCATGTCATCCTCCGTTTCGAGATCGAGCAGGAGTTGATCGACGGCAGCCTCGCAGCCAAGGACCTGCCCGAGGCATGGGACGCGCGGATGCGCGACTTCCTCGGCCTTTCCACCATGGACACGCCGCAGGACGGACCGATGCAGGACGTGCACTGGCCTTCCGGCGCTTTCGGCTACTTCCCGTCCTACACGCTGGGCGCCGTCATCGCCGCCCAGCAGTGGGCGGCCATCGAACGGGAAATGCCGGACGTGAACCAACAGATTGCCCGCGGCGACTTTGAGGCGGTCAATGCATGGCGGCGAAAGCACGTCTGGTCGCAGGCCTCGCTCTGGACGACGCCGGAACTGGTCGAGCGCTCGACCGGCGAGCCCTTAAACGTCGCCCGCTTCCGCAGGCACCTCGAAAAGCGCTACGGCGCCTGA
- a CDS encoding RidA family protein has translation MNRTDFAGAFMLASLPFVAFPVHAASVELRSINPAEVRIPGISQAIEIKGGNLLVLSGQVPLTADGGIAGETIEEQLVQIFENMRIVLAEAGTDFTSIARLTVYFRDYEPSMLQDLRNVRERYLSRDIPPASTVVGVSALYRSEVLVEVEAIAVVP, from the coding sequence ATGAATCGTACCGATTTTGCGGGCGCCTTTATGCTTGCTTCACTTCCGTTCGTCGCGTTTCCCGTCCATGCCGCTAGCGTAGAACTGCGTTCCATCAATCCAGCGGAAGTTCGCATACCAGGCATCTCGCAAGCCATAGAGATCAAAGGCGGCAATCTCCTAGTCCTGTCGGGACAGGTGCCGCTTACCGCCGACGGCGGAATTGCGGGCGAGACCATCGAGGAACAACTCGTGCAGATCTTCGAGAACATGAGGATTGTTCTGGCCGAGGCTGGCACTGATTTTACCTCGATCGCCCGACTGACCGTCTATTTCCGGGACTACGAGCCATCGATGCTTCAGGACCTTCGAAATGTTCGCGAACGCTATCTCAGTAGGGATATTCCTCCTGCAAGCACGGTGGTGGGCGTGAGTGCCCTTTACCGATCCGAGGTTCTGGTCGAAGTGGAAGCCATCGCAGTCGTGCCCTGA
- a CDS encoding ABC transporter transmembrane domain-containing protein translates to MLKKGGAEMKAAPETDRRRSLGPLTRLAPYVRRYPRLVVGACISLLLAAGATLTLPLAVRRMIDHGFSQSDGTFIANYFSMLVVVAAVLALASACRYYFVITLGERVVADLRRDVFEHVTCLSPAFFDKAQSGEIVSRLTADATQIKSAVGATASVALRNTLMGLGAVVMMVITSPSLSALVVVAIPLIVLPLVAFGRSVRRRSRHAQDTLAEASAFAGEQIGAVRVLQAFTSEESVARRFGEAVEQAFQAARQSILARSILTFFAIFTTFASVVGVLWFGSHQVLAGTMTPGTLGQFLLYAVLAAGALGALSEVWGELSQAAGGAERMGELIDEHAAITRPVNPKALPEPAMGAVSFRNVEFAYPARPERSALHKLSFDVEPGETVAIVGPSGAGKSTVFSLLLRFYDPIRGAILVDGVDVREADPAAVRRRMAIVPQDVTIFASSVAENIAFGRPGASRDEIAAAAKAAHAHEFIQQLDEGYDTAVGERGITLSGGQRQRVAIARAILRDAPILLLDEATSALDSESETLVQQALEELMKGRTTIVIAHRLATVLKADRILVLDDGRIIEQGNHAELVARGGAYARLASLQFEAGADVFKGAAE, encoded by the coding sequence ATGCTGAAAAAGGGGGGCGCGGAAATGAAGGCGGCGCCGGAGACGGACAGACGGCGATCGCTCGGGCCGCTCACGCGTCTTGCACCCTATGTGCGGCGCTACCCGCGGCTCGTCGTCGGCGCCTGCATCTCCCTGCTTTTGGCGGCCGGAGCCACGCTGACCCTGCCCCTGGCGGTGCGGCGCATGATCGATCATGGCTTTTCCCAGTCCGACGGGACATTCATCGCCAATTATTTTTCAATGCTTGTCGTGGTGGCGGCCGTGCTCGCGCTGGCTTCGGCCTGCCGGTACTATTTCGTCATCACACTCGGCGAGCGGGTGGTGGCTGATCTCAGGCGCGACGTCTTCGAGCATGTCACGTGTCTTTCACCCGCCTTCTTCGACAAGGCCCAGTCGGGCGAGATCGTTTCGCGGCTCACGGCAGACGCGACGCAGATCAAGTCGGCGGTCGGAGCCACCGCGTCGGTTGCCCTGCGCAATACGCTGATGGGGCTCGGCGCGGTGGTCATGATGGTGATCACCAGCCCCAGCCTCTCGGCGCTCGTGGTCGTGGCCATCCCATTGATCGTTCTGCCGCTCGTGGCCTTCGGGCGCTCAGTGCGGCGGCGTTCGCGCCATGCACAGGATACGCTGGCCGAAGCATCCGCCTTTGCCGGCGAGCAGATCGGCGCGGTGCGGGTGCTGCAGGCTTTCACCAGCGAGGAAAGCGTCGCCCGGCGCTTCGGGGAGGCCGTGGAGCAGGCTTTCCAGGCGGCGCGCCAATCCATCCTGGCGCGTTCGATCCTGACGTTCTTCGCCATCTTCACGACGTTCGCCTCAGTGGTCGGGGTGTTGTGGTTCGGATCGCACCAGGTGCTGGCTGGAACGATGACGCCGGGCACGCTCGGCCAGTTTCTGCTCTACGCCGTACTGGCCGCCGGCGCGCTTGGCGCGCTTTCGGAAGTCTGGGGCGAACTGTCGCAGGCGGCGGGCGGCGCCGAGCGCATGGGGGAACTCATCGACGAGCACGCCGCCATCACTAGGCCGGTGAACCCGAAGGCGCTGCCGGAGCCGGCGATGGGCGCGGTGTCGTTCCGCAATGTCGAGTTCGCCTACCCGGCGCGGCCGGAACGCTCTGCCCTGCATAAGCTCTCCTTCGACGTCGAGCCGGGCGAGACCGTGGCGATCGTGGGGCCTTCGGGCGCGGGCAAGAGTACGGTGTTCTCGCTGCTTCTGCGCTTTTACGATCCGATCCGGGGGGCAATCTTGGTCGACGGGGTCGATGTGCGGGAGGCCGACCCGGCTGCGGTTCGCCGGCGCATGGCCATCGTGCCGCAGGATGTCACCATCTTCGCCTCCAGCGTCGCCGAAAACATCGCTTTCGGCCGGCCTGGCGCTTCGCGTGACGAGATCGCCGCCGCCGCCAAGGCTGCTCATGCACACGAGTTCATCCAGCAACTGGACGAGGGGTACGATACGGCCGTCGGCGAGCGCGGGATCACACTCTCGGGCGGGCAGCGCCAGCGCGTGGCCATCGCCCGGGCGATCCTGCGGGATGCGCCTATCCTGCTCCTCGACGAAGCGACTTCGGCTCTCGATTCGGAAAGCGAGACGCTGGTTCAGCAGGCGCTTGAGGAACTGATGAAGGGCCGCACCACCATCGTCATCGCACATCGCCTTGCCACAGTATTGAAGGCGGACCGGATATTGGTCCTCGATGACGGGCGCATCATCGAGCAGGGCAATCACGCCGAACTCGTGGCGCGCGGCGGCGCCTATGCGCGCCTGGCCAGCCTGCAATTCGAGGCTGGCGCGGATGTGTTCAAAGGCGCGGCGGAGTAG
- the rpmE gene encoding 50S ribosomal protein L31: protein MKADIHPDYHTIKIVMTDGTEYETRSTWGKEGDTMHLDIDPTTHPAWTGGQQTLMDRGGRVSRFKKRYEGLGV, encoded by the coding sequence ATGAAAGCCGACATTCATCCCGACTATCACACGATCAAGATCGTCATGACTGACGGCACCGAATACGAGACCCGCTCGACCTGGGGCAAGGAAGGCGACACGATGCATCTCGACATCGATCCCACCACGCACCCGGCCTGGACCGGCGGTCAGCAGACCCTGATGGACCGCGGCGGCCGCGTCTCGCGCTTCAAGAAGCGCTACGAGGGCCTCGGCGTTTAA
- a CDS encoding SelT/SelW/SelH family protein, with product MAETSDKPIAPGMGGHKVVITYCAQCNWMLRAGWMAQELLSTFSFELSEVTLKPGTGGIFKIECDGELIWDRKRDEGFPDVKALKQMVRDRVDPDRALGHIDRP from the coding sequence ATGGCCGAGACATCGGACAAGCCGATTGCACCCGGCATGGGCGGCCACAAGGTGGTCATTACCTACTGCGCGCAGTGCAACTGGATGCTGCGGGCGGGATGGATGGCGCAGGAGCTGCTGTCGACCTTTTCGTTCGAGCTTTCCGAGGTGACGCTGAAGCCTGGAACAGGCGGCATCTTCAAGATCGAATGCGACGGCGAACTGATCTGGGATCGCAAGCGCGACGAAGGCTTCCCCGATGTGAAAGCGCTGAAGCAGATGGTGCGCGACCGCGTCGATCCCGACCGCGCGCTGGGGCATATAGACAGGCCCTGA
- a CDS encoding YebC/PmpR family DNA-binding transcriptional regulator: protein MAGHSQFKNIMHRKGRQDAARSKMFSKLAREITVAAKAGLPDPDMNPRLRLAVQNAKAQSMPKDNIERAIKKASGGDSENYEEVRYEGYGPGGVAVIVEALTDNRNRSASNVRAAFTKAGGSMGETGSVSFMFDRVGEIIYPASAGDAEKVMEAAIEAGAEDVQSDENGHVIICAFEDIGDVTTALEKSLGEAESVKAIWKPQTGTPVDEDRAQSILKLIATLEDDDDVQNVYANFEVDDETLAKLSAA, encoded by the coding sequence ATGGCCGGCCATTCCCAATTCAAGAACATCATGCACCGCAAGGGCCGTCAGGACGCTGCCCGCTCAAAGATGTTTTCAAAGCTGGCGCGCGAGATAACGGTTGCCGCAAAGGCTGGCCTGCCCGATCCCGACATGAACCCCCGCCTGCGCCTTGCCGTGCAGAACGCCAAGGCCCAGTCCATGCCGAAGGACAATATCGAACGCGCCATCAAGAAGGCGTCCGGCGGCGATTCGGAAAACTACGAAGAGGTACGCTACGAGGGCTATGGCCCCGGCGGCGTGGCCGTCATCGTCGAGGCGCTGACCGACAACCGCAACCGCTCCGCGTCGAATGTACGCGCCGCCTTCACCAAGGCCGGCGGCTCCATGGGGGAGACCGGTTCCGTCTCCTTCATGTTCGACCGGGTGGGCGAGATCATCTATCCGGCCAGCGCCGGCGATGCCGAGAAGGTGATGGAAGCGGCGATCGAGGCCGGCGCGGAAGACGTGCAGTCGGACGAGAACGGACACGTGATCATCTGTGCCTTCGAGGACATAGGCGACGTGACGACGGCGCTGGAGAAGTCGCTGGGCGAGGCCGAATCGGTCAAGGCGATCTGGAAGCCGCAAACGGGCACGCCTGTGGACGAAGACCGCGCGCAGTCGATCCTCAAGCTGATCGCGACGCTGGAGGACGACGACGACGTGCAGAATGTCTATGCCAATTTCGAGGTCGACGACGAGACGCTTGCCAAGCTGAGCGCTGCCTGA